A genomic window from Streptomyces sp. NBC_01429 includes:
- a CDS encoding roadblock/LC7 domain-containing protein, which yields MSQAAQNLNWLITNFVDNTPGVSHTVVVSADGLLLAMSEGFPRDRADQLAAVASGLTSLTAGASRIFEGGAVNQTVVEMERGFLFLMSISDGSSLAVLAHPEADIGLVGYEMALLVDRAGTVLTPDLRAELQGSLLN from the coding sequence ATGAGCCAGGCGGCGCAGAATCTGAACTGGTTGATCACCAACTTTGTGGACAACACCCCCGGGGTGTCCCACACGGTGGTGGTCTCCGCCGACGGACTCCTGCTGGCCATGTCCGAAGGTTTCCCACGCGACCGAGCCGATCAGCTCGCGGCCGTGGCGTCCGGTCTGACCTCGCTGACCGCGGGGGCGTCCCGGATCTTCGAAGGCGGTGCCGTCAACCAGACCGTCGTCGAGATGGAGCGCGGATTCCTCTTCCTCATGTCCATCTCGGACGGCTCGTCACTGGCCGTACTCGCCCACCCCGAGGCCGATATCGGCCTGGTGGGTTACGAGATGGCGCTCCTGGTCGACCGCGCGGGTACGGTCCTCACTCCGGACCTGCGCGCCGAACTCCAGGGAAGTCTGCTCAACTGA
- a CDS encoding sensor histidine kinase → MRRSKTGSAEQQARGNFTPPPRAAAPPAVKTASPPPGGSSSRFSPRNWRVPTRLNAILLIPVLVGLVMGGFQVKGSVDTWQEAQDAERTARVVRSASEYGQALLNERDLTAQPLLTNKRDAPAVSQAYAATDAAAKNFDAAVRDMPHKEGLDRRLALFRSVEPTLVNIRKTAYTAGVETPDKSGDNGGPVATEESYVPLEHTLMEFSNELGFGSGNSTSYGRTVYALQLAKGAESLQRSIGMHLLVRPSQKADVKSGQAIAFSSYAYLEDIAVGEFVSGGTEADLAKLQQVMREKTAEGAKKLASAQQQAMAAGQDFIAPPSKDGSVLDGMVAAIATGDNPEQLASRGVTPEAWMAATTAKFDGYSEVEEDLLGRAVTDAAQISENARNSAITNGAIVVIALLAAFVLAGIMARQLSRSMLSLRTAAFGIAEQRLPMLVDQLSRAEPGRVDTRVKPIPIDSRDEIGEVARAFDQVHREAVRLAAEQAMLRGNVNAIFTNLSRRNQSLIEGQLTLISDLENNEGDPDQLENLFRLDHLATRMRRNGENLLVLAGEEPGRRWNQPVPLVDVLRAAASEVESYERIELTGVPETEIHGQAVTDLVHLLAELLENATTFSSPQTKVRVTATRLPDGRVMIEIHDKGIGLTAEDFADINHKLSNPPVVDASVSQRMGLFVVGRLSDRHGIRVQLRPSGEQAGTTSLVMLPDAITHGGGGTTAAPVADFSVTQVLPEQPAPVEERPFQTAPMLTAAELGFDDSRYEQPAQESPQQLDPVDRSQKREERRAALGTPPGAAGPLFQDQVHGQYREEADGPFGAQEPQQNSYEQSYAPQPPAAGAQYAPTGYEQFPPQPYPESFPPPAQQDEWAGQGTYQSPFEPERRTEPESVDSAPEIDRERVGFDRPGPSPSTSHALTDAGLPRRGGGQNNSQNGNKNNTQNNTQSNGQSVGPSDGGPATSGTAFGEGGAANGATNGGSNGVANFGQTEAAGTEDWRSKNDERWHRAEKLREPKAGGVTTSGLPRRVPKANLVEGAAEQTPQSGPSVSRAPEDIRGRLSSLRRGVERGRSAGTDTNGPGRGPGSTYNQER, encoded by the coding sequence GTGAGGCGAAGCAAGACGGGCTCCGCGGAGCAGCAGGCGCGGGGCAACTTCACCCCGCCGCCGCGCGCTGCGGCGCCACCCGCGGTCAAGACCGCCTCGCCGCCGCCGGGAGGCAGTTCAAGCCGTTTCTCGCCGCGCAACTGGCGCGTGCCCACCCGGCTGAACGCCATTCTCCTGATCCCCGTTCTGGTGGGTCTGGTGATGGGCGGCTTCCAGGTGAAGGGGTCCGTCGACACCTGGCAGGAGGCGCAGGACGCCGAGCGCACGGCCCGCGTCGTACGGTCCGCCTCGGAGTACGGTCAGGCGCTGCTCAACGAGCGGGACCTCACCGCTCAGCCGCTGCTGACCAACAAGCGCGACGCCCCCGCCGTGTCCCAGGCCTACGCGGCCACGGACGCGGCGGCCAAGAACTTCGACGCGGCGGTCCGGGACATGCCCCACAAGGAGGGCCTGGACCGCAGGCTCGCGCTCTTCAGGAGCGTGGAACCGACCCTGGTGAACATCCGCAAGACCGCGTACACCGCGGGGGTGGAGACGCCGGACAAGAGCGGTGACAACGGCGGTCCCGTGGCCACCGAGGAGAGCTACGTGCCGCTGGAGCACACGCTCATGGAGTTCTCCAACGAGCTGGGTTTCGGCAGCGGCAACAGCACCAGCTACGGCCGTACGGTCTACGCGCTTCAACTCGCCAAGGGCGCCGAGTCGCTCCAGCGCTCGATCGGCATGCATCTGCTGGTCAGGCCGAGCCAGAAGGCCGACGTCAAGAGCGGTCAGGCCATCGCGTTCTCCTCGTACGCCTATCTGGAGGACATCGCCGTCGGCGAGTTCGTCTCCGGCGGTACGGAGGCGGACCTGGCCAAGCTCCAGCAGGTGATGCGGGAGAAGACGGCCGAGGGCGCCAAGAAGCTCGCCTCCGCCCAGCAGCAGGCCATGGCCGCGGGCCAGGACTTCATCGCCCCGCCGAGCAAGGACGGCTCCGTACTCGACGGCATGGTCGCGGCGATCGCGACCGGCGACAACCCCGAGCAGCTCGCCTCGCGCGGAGTGACGCCCGAGGCGTGGATGGCGGCCACCACCGCCAAGTTCGACGGCTACTCGGAGGTCGAGGAGGATCTGCTCGGCCGGGCGGTGACCGACGCGGCGCAGATCTCGGAGAACGCCAGGAACAGCGCCATCACCAACGGCGCCATCGTCGTGATCGCGCTGCTCGCCGCGTTCGTGCTGGCCGGCATCATGGCGCGGCAGCTGAGCCGCTCGATGCTGTCGCTGCGTACGGCCGCCTTCGGCATAGCCGAGCAGCGGCTGCCGATGCTGGTCGACCAGCTCTCGCGCGCCGAGCCCGGCCGGGTCGACACCCGCGTCAAACCGATCCCCATCGATTCGCGCGACGAGATCGGCGAGGTCGCCCGCGCCTTCGACCAGGTGCACCGCGAGGCCGTCAGGCTCGCCGCCGAGCAGGCCATGCTGCGGGGCAACGTCAACGCGATCTTCACCAATCTCTCGCGCCGCAACCAGTCGCTGATCGAGGGGCAGTTGACCCTCATCTCCGACCTGGAGAACAACGAGGGCGACCCGGACCAGCTGGAGAACCTCTTCCGGCTCGACCACCTCGCGACCCGGATGCGCCGCAACGGCGAGAACCTCCTCGTCCTCGCGGGCGAGGAGCCGGGCCGCCGCTGGAACCAGCCGGTGCCCCTGGTCGACGTGTTGCGCGCGGCCGCCTCCGAGGTGGAGTCGTACGAGCGCATCGAGCTGACCGGCGTCCCGGAGACGGAGATCCACGGCCAGGCCGTCACCGACCTCGTCCACCTGCTCGCCGAGCTGCTGGAGAACGCCACCACGTTCTCCTCGCCGCAGACCAAGGTCCGGGTCACCGCGACCAGGCTGCCCGACGGCCGGGTGATGATCGAGATCCACGACAAGGGCATCGGCCTCACCGCCGAGGACTTCGCGGACATCAACCACAAGCTGTCCAACCCGCCGGTCGTGGACGCCTCGGTGTCGCAGCGCATGGGCCTGTTCGTGGTCGGCCGGCTCTCGGACCGGCACGGCATCCGCGTGCAGCTGCGTCCCTCGGGCGAACAGGCCGGTACGACCTCGCTGGTGATGCTCCCGGACGCGATCACGCACGGGGGCGGCGGCACCACGGCCGCCCCGGTCGCGGACTTCAGCGTCACGCAGGTCCTGCCCGAGCAGCCGGCCCCGGTGGAGGAGCGGCCTTTCCAGACCGCTCCGATGCTGACGGCGGCGGAGCTGGGCTTCGACGACTCCCGGTACGAGCAGCCCGCGCAGGAGAGCCCCCAGCAGCTCGACCCGGTCGACCGCTCGCAGAAGCGCGAGGAGCGCCGGGCCGCGCTGGGCACGCCGCCCGGCGCCGCGGGGCCGCTCTTCCAGGACCAGGTGCACGGCCAGTACCGCGAAGAGGCCGACGGCCCGTTCGGGGCGCAGGAACCGCAGCAGAACTCCTACGAGCAGAGCTACGCGCCGCAGCCGCCGGCGGCCGGTGCGCAGTACGCGCCGACGGGGTACGAGCAGTTCCCGCCGCAGCCGTATCCGGAGTCCTTCCCTCCGCCTGCCCAGCAGGACGAGTGGGCTGGTCAAGGTACGTACCAAAGCCCGTTCGAGCCGGAGCGGCGGACCGAACCGGAATCCGTGGACAGCGCTCCCGAGATCGACCGGGAACGCGTAGGCTTCGACCGTCCGGGACCGTCCCCGAGCACCAGCCACGCGTTGACGGACGCGGGTCTGCCGCGCCGGGGCGGTGGCCAGAACAACAGCCAGAACGGCAACAAGAACAACACCCAGAACAACACACAGAGCAACGGTCAGAGCGTTGGCCCGAGCGACGGCGGACCCGCCACCAGCGGTACGGCCTTCGGCGAGGGCGGGGCCGCCAACGGCGCGACCAACGGCGGCAGCAACGGCGTCGCCAACTTCGGGCAGACCGAAGCGGCCGGCACCGAGGACTGGCGCTCGAAGAACGACGAGCGCTGGCACCGGGCCGAGAAGCTCCGCGAGCCCAAGGCGGGCGGAGTCACCACGTCGGGTCTGCCCCGCCGCGTACCCAAGGCCAACCTGGTCGAGGGAGCGGCGGAGCAGACCCCGCAGAGCGGCCCCTCCGTCTCCCGCGCGCCGGAGGACATACGTGGCAGGTTGAGCAGCCTGCGGCGGGGCGTCGAGCGGGGCCGCTCCGCCGGAACGGACACGAACGGACCGGGCCGCGGCCCGGGCAGTACCTACAACCAGGAGCGTTAG